Proteins encoded within one genomic window of Anopheles gambiae chromosome 3, idAnoGambNW_F1_1, whole genome shotgun sequence:
- the LOC1271118 gene encoding MOB kinase activator-like 2 isoform X5 produces MGKARRKERDGDSNQGDTKLYLEEGLLERKLPDADLRLLVDLPAGLDYNEWLASHTLALFEHVNLVYGTISEFCTTSGCPDMTGPGTRMYLWFDEKGKKTRVAAPQYIDYVMTFTQKTVSDESIFPTKYANEFPSSFESIARKIVRLLFHVIAHLYAAHFREVTMLGLHAHLNLTFAHLTAFHRRFNLIEPKETEVLRDLEIALRLTDDPTAPAVTTGADGKADSSASIASTTSASTGTTNTCSSSSTSSTASCSPPLLLTAAAAAASSTVPPPSSSPHPNNGTILPPSSTSTTATPNSSCSGADNNNSNSSSDSGAAGHANHHALIDGDATAQPICKQPLESGSVVVNSNSHNHHPHHHHNHPHHHHHHHPGKMESSCATGGGGGGSGSSTGSVGVSGCGVGYSVVGGGGGGGGGGGHSGGASSQQSSNTQTTA; encoded by the exons AAAAGCCCGACGCAAGGAACGAGACGGAGATTCGAATCAGGGCGACACAAAGCTTTACCTCGAGGAAGGGCTGCTAGAGCGGAAGTTACCGGATGCGGACCTGCGATTACTAGTGGATCTACCGGCAGGCTTGGACTACAACGAATGGCTAGCATCGCACA CCCTTGCGCTGTTCGAGCACGTCAACCTCGTGTACGGTACCATCAGTGAATTCTGCACTACATCCGGCTGTCCAGACATGACCGGCCCAGGAACTAG GATGTACCTCTGGTTCGACGAGAAGGGCAAGAAGACGCGGGTGGCCGCCCCACAGTACATCGACTACGTGATGACGTTCACGCAGAAGACGGTCAGCGACGAGTCGATCTTTCCCACCAAATATGCCAATGAGTTCCCTAGTTCGTTCGAGAGCATCGCGCGCAAAATCGTCCGCCTGCTGTTCCATGTGATCGCGCACCTGTACGCGGCCCACTTCCGCGAGGTCACCATGCTCGGGCTGCACGCGCATCTTAACCTCACCTTCGCGCATCTCACCGCGTTCCATAG GCGATTTAATCTGATAGAACCCAAAGAGACAGAAGTGCTGCGCGATCTGGAGATTGCGCTCCGCCTGACGGACGATCCGACGGCGCCCGCGGTCACCACCGGCGCCGACGGCAAGGCGGACAGTAGTGCCTCGATCGCGTCCACGACCTCGGCCTCGACCGGCACGACCAACACGTGCTCGTCCTCGTCCACGTCCTCGACCGCTTCCTGCTCGCCGCCGCTACTCCTAACCGCCGCTGCAGCCGCCGCCTCCTCTACCgtgccgccgccgtcgtcgtcgccgcaCCCGAACAACGGTACGATCCTGCCTCCCTCCTCCACCTCTACCACCGCCACGCCGAACAGCAGCTGCAGTGGTGCGGACAACAATAATAGCAACAGCAGTAGTGATAGTGGTGCCGCCGGCCACGCGAACCACCACGCGCTCATCGATGGGGACGCGACGGCCCAGCCGATCTGCAAGCAGCCGCTCGAATCGGGCAGCGTCGTTGTAAATAGTAATAGTCATAATCATCAcccgcaccatcaccacaaccatccccatcaccatcatcaccatcatccggGTAAGATGGAATCGTCCTGTGcgaccggtggtggtggcggcggcagtggcagcagcaccggcagcgTTGGGGTGAGCGGATGCGGCGTCGGTTACAGCGTCGTTGGAGGGGGAGGCGGCGGTGGAGGTGGCGGTGGACATTCGGGCGGGGCCAGTTCGCAGCAGTCGTCCAACACGCAGACAACGGCATAG